One part of the Coffea eugenioides isolate CCC68of chromosome 10, Ceug_1.0, whole genome shotgun sequence genome encodes these proteins:
- the LOC113750642 gene encoding nuclear transcription factor Y subunit B-9-like, which translates to MRHIFLPNARVFKEAKSTIEECVLKDINFITMEANERYHSEHCKTITAKDLTYAHANLGFDNYVSAITLYLERYRQNEAGQNTMHGDDFERHTTIFPNVHTQGHPSMLAPAPSPLPPINSTFQVGADEQAFFNPTLMSKEFYFQNSPGASHGDGFDVVGPSSNAEFPTAFFPMIFIQGLLFHMGLILMV; encoded by the coding sequence ATGAGGCATATCTTCCTGCCCAATGCAAGGGTATTCAAGGAGGCTAAATCTACCATTGAAGAATGTGTTTTGAAGGACATTAACTTTATCACTATGGAAGCAAATGAACGCTATCACAGCGAGCACTGCAAGACGATCACTGCTAAGGATCTTACATATGCTCATGCAAATCTTGGATTTGATAATTACGTTAGTGCTATCACTCTTTACTTAGAGCGATATCGCCAAAATGAAGCTGGTCAAAATACCATGCATGGCGATGATTTTGAGAGGCACACGACTATTTTTCCGAATGTGCACACACAAGGCCATCCTTCCATGCTTGCTCCTGCACCATCTCCTTTACCTCCAATTAATTCAACTTTTCAAGTTGGTGCTGATGAGCAAGCATTCTTTAATCCAACCCTAATGAGCAAGGAATTCTACTTTCAAAATTCTCCTGGTGCTAGTCATGGCGATGGCTTTGACGTTGTTGGGCCTTCGTCAAATGCTGAGTTTCCAACGGCATTTTTTCCCATGATTTTCATCCAGGGCCTACTCTTCCACATGGGTCTCATCCTCATGGTCTAG